The stretch of DNA GGCGGGGGTCCGCGAACTTGCGCTGTGGGCGCAGTTCTACCTCGCCATAAGCTCCGTCCGAGGCGGCCATCAGTGGCGCATCGGAAATACCGAGCTGCAGATGCGGTGTGGCCATGAGTGCAACCCACTCTCCCACATGACGGTCGCAAAGTGCTAAATCGCCCGCTGCGTAGTCGAACTTTTCCATCGCGGAACGCCGCGAGCCCCACTCAATCGAGCCGCGCCCCAACATCATCGCGAAAGCCTGATCATGTCGCACCCAATGCCGCGGCTCTGTGACAGATTCGGGTGGAAAGAGCTCAACTCTCATTCTTTGCTCCATGCCGTCGTGTTGTGGATATGGCCGAGGGGCCTCAAGGCGCTATTCGAATCATCCGATTTGATGTACCTCTGCGGCAAGGCGATACATTTATCCCGAGGTGAAGGTAAGGCTTTCGAACAAGTTCTGGGCACGCCACGTGGTGGATGCCGTCGCAATGTGATTGAATCACGAGATTGATACTGGGAAGTCAACTGATAGCTCGTTGACTTGAATGCCCGTGTTATCGCCTGGGTGATGGCCTCGCAGCCACTATCGGCTAATCTCGATCACAATCGAGCCCATGCGCGAACTGCTGGCATATTCCCGATGTGCCTTCTGAATTTCTTCAAGCCTGAAGGTAGCCTTGATCGGCACGGAGATTTTCCGGACCTAAGCCATTCAAAGAGCAACTCCAGGTCAGGCATGAAGTTCTTCGACGAGCGGCGGAGGCCGAAGAACGTGGTTCGTTTGCCAGACCAGAAGAACAGATTCTTGGACAATAGTTTGAGGATCGCTGGAAACGGGGAAGGGCGAGCTCTCTTCGTCAATGCTGGGAGGTTCATGCCGTAACCCACTAGGATGCCTCCCTTCCGCAGGACAGCGTAGGACTCGTCAAAGCTTTCGAAGCCGAGTGGATCGAAGACCGCGTCTACTCCGCCTAGTTCCTGCATGGCGGTGATCCAATTTTTGTTGGAATAATCGAAGGGAACAGCCCCAAGTTTGCCAAGCTCCTCGTGCTTAGATAATGAAGCTGTGCCGAAGACTTGAGCTCCTTGAATCCGTCCGAGACTAAGGAGCGCCACTCCCACCCCGCCACTCAAACCATGAACAAAGATCTTCTGACCGGATTGGATATGAGCGGCATGGTGCAGCATCTGGTAAGCCGTGCCCCAGTCGAGTACCAGAGAGACAGCAGCCTTCAGATCAACTCCCCCGGGAACATCCACAAGAAATCGTTCGGGAAGGTTGATCAACTCAGCTTGGCCATCGTATTTTGAAAGACACGCAACGCGATCGCCGACTTTGAATTTTGTACACCCTTTACCGTTGACGCGCACCTTGCCGAGGACGCTGTAACCCGGTGTGAGTGGGGCCTTTCTCTGAAAAGGATAAGTGCCACGGCGCATGTTAACGTCGGACCCTGAAACAATTGAATATTCAACCGAGCCCCTCGATCAATACAATTGCCGCGCCAACTCTCCCACTGAAACCTACCAACTCCTCAGCCTTGATTGACTTGAGCGTTTCTCGCGACGTAGGATTTCAGCCGAGTTATTTAATCATCTCCTAGTTTCCCCAAGTCGATAGTTCGTTGGGTTCGGAGGAATTGCATGCCACATTCATTTTTCCATCATAGAGGTACGACAGCGGTCTTCGCGATTTTATGCTTTGCCCTAACAACAACCGTGCGTGCGCAAAAAACATCTAGTCCATCGCCAGTGCCACTGCTTCCGCTCATTGCTCCTCCGTCGGACGCGCCTTATCCCGGCAC from Terriglobales bacterium encodes:
- a CDS encoding medium chain dehydrogenase/reductase family protein, with translation MVSGSDVNMRRGTYPFQRKAPLTPGYSVLGKVRVNGKGCTKFKVGDRVACLSKYDGQAELINLPERFLVDVPGGVDLKAAVSLVLDWGTAYQMLHHAAHIQSGQKIFVHGLSGGVGVALLSLGRIQGAQVFGTASLSKHEELGKLGAVPFDYSNKNWITAMQELGGVDAVFDPLGFESFDESYAVLRKGGILVGYGMNLPALTKRARPSPFPAILKLLSKNLFFWSGKRTTFFGLRRSSKNFMPDLELLFEWLRSGKSPCRSRLPSGLKKFRRHIGNMPAVRAWARL